A single region of the Chrysoperla carnea chromosome 5, inChrCarn1.1, whole genome shotgun sequence genome encodes:
- the LOC123300063 gene encoding RING finger and transmembrane domain-containing protein 2: protein MALNESASTSNPINDVTTPAPATVNPEDVNFRNNYESGLSLNNAIPQSSTAISGIRMEPSSTFQRRTTEGSRFLRNSLQLVMEEIRPFMEQARTQRNRQLQSQISQPVTAVEQQNIVSTGGPITAAGNSNVNGPTTSTNTEFGYNNDYVINVDGTQSPENNSITSQDVNVNISRQNSVPDHLMTPPSPNNNNNNNNNNTNEDTSDPLRHVPEALETFTNSYVPLIMLLSAKAIYDHREGILNLIALFITFSHSNSIVKQEVMKQGRRSITALLIVLLYIIGCILFIDYILNDEKLSANLVFAPVYKPESVWDLLCAVSISDYMLKLITVMLKIFFILVPGFVMPFQRRGKVYLFLEALSQFYRSLLPIQLWIWFLLDSYQGAERVMGVLLAAAYMLAKGADLAHRLKLIKTACHKLFQNVSFGSAATKEQLRLAGEQCPICHDIFSGPVALQPCKHVFCETCVCAWLDREPTCPLCRAQITDDPAWRDGSTTHCIQLY from the exons atggcTCTCAATGAATCAGCATCGACAAGTAATCCAATAAATGACGTAACAACACCTGCTCCAGCCACTGTAAATCCTGAAGATGTTAATTTTCGTAACAATTACGAAAGTGGCTTATCTTTAAATAATGCAATACCGCAATCAAGTACTGCAATAAGTGGAATACGTATGGAACCATCTTCAACATTTCAACGTCGTACCACAGAAGGTTCACGATTTCTTCGTAATAGTTTACAGCTAGTTATGGAAGAAATACGACCTTTTATGGAACAAGCACGAACACAACGTAACCGACAATTACAATCGCAAATATCTCAACCGGTAACGGCTGTTGAACAACAGAATATCGTTTCAACCGGGGGACCGATAACTGCAGCTGGTAATAGTAATGTCAATGGTCCAACTACATCCACAAATACAGAATTTGGATACAATAATGATTATGTAATTAATGTAGACGGTACTCAATCTCCagaaaataatagtattacATCACAAgatgtaaatgtaaatatttcacgTCAAAACTCAGTACCTGATCATTTAATGACACCTCCGTCTcccaacaataataataacaataataataataatacgaatGAAGATACCTCAGATCCATTGAGACATGTGCCTGAAGCTTTAGAAACATTTACAAATTCTTATGTTCCACTTATAATGTTATTATCAGCTAAAGCGATTTATGATCATAGAGaaggaatattaaatttaattgcattATTTATCACATTTAGTCATTCGAATTCAATTGTTAAGCAAGAGGTTATGAAACAAGGACGCCGAAGCATTACGGCCCTATTAATTGTGTTGTTATATATAATTGGATGTATTTTattcattgattatattttaaatgatgagAAATTATCAGCTAATTTAGTATTTGCACCAGTTTATAAACCGGAATCTGTATGGGATTTACTTTGTGCTGTTTCGATTTCTGATTATATGTTGAAGTTAATTACAGTTatgctgaaaatattttttattttggtaccAGGCTTTGTAATGCCATTCCAAAGAAGG gGCAAAGTGTACCTATTTCTAGAAGCTCTTTCACAATTTTATAGAAGTTTACTACCAATTCAATTATGGATATGGTTTTTATTAGATTCGTATCAAGGTGCAGAACGTGTAATGGGTGTTTTATTAGCAGCTGCATATATGCTTGCTAAAGGAGCTGATTTAGCTCATAGACTTAAACTTATTAAAACTGCTTGCcacaaattattccaaaatgtt AGTTTCGGATCAGCTGCCACAAAAGAACAATTACGCTTAGCTGGTGAACAATGTCCAATATGTCATGATATATTTAGTGGACCAGTTGCCTTACAACCATGTAAACATGTTTTTTGTGAGACATGCGTTTGTGCATGGTTAGATCGTGAACCAACTTGTCCCTTATGTCGAGCTCAAATAACTGACGATCCTGCCTGGAGAGATGGATCTACTACACATTGCATTCaattatattga